One window from the genome of Alnus glutinosa chromosome 13, dhAlnGlut1.1, whole genome shotgun sequence encodes:
- the LOC133853722 gene encoding dolichyl-diphosphooligosaccharide--protein glycosyltransferase subunit DAD1, with amino-acid sequence MAKSTSKDAQALIHALRSAYAATPTNLKIIDLYVVFAVVTALIQVVYMAIVGSFPFNSFLSGVLSCVGTAVLAVCLRIQVNKENKDFKDLPPERAFADFVLCNLVLHLVIMNFLG; translated from the exons ATGGCGAAGTCGACGAGCAAGGACGCCCAAGCCCTTATCCACGCTCTCCGTTCTGCCTATGCAGCCACTCCCACCAATCtcaaa ATCATCGATCTCTATGTGGTTTTCGCTGTCGTCACTGCTCTGATCCAG GTAGTTTACATGGCTATTGTTGGATCATTCCCATTCAACTCGTTTCTCTCAGGTGTACTTTCTTGCGTCGGGACGGCAGTCCTTGCTG TTTGCCTCCGCATCCAAGtgaacaaagaaaacaaggacTTCAAG GATTTGCCGCCAGAGCGTGCTTTTGCGGATTTTGTTCTCTGCAATTTGGTGCTCCATTTGGTTATTATGAATTTCCTTGGATAA